The following are encoded together in the Montipora foliosa isolate CH-2021 chromosome 12, ASM3666993v2, whole genome shotgun sequence genome:
- the LOC137981039 gene encoding adenosine receptor A3-like gives MALPVYDELCLNSDEPFGSSPVLDFSLGLALSVNVFLLFAAVVGNMLIVRVFHLVVSINSSSRTLFYSLAASDLCVGFIVQPLNLVHLISDITGNRSLCQSTLPYFKVIGFAMCSVSLLTASEISVDRLLALRLRLSYRQVVSLGRVRLVVVVTWLVCLVSSLTTLWNPEAFSLLQMIGIALNIAVSTISYACIHHNLRQQEKHRKQRIFAQGVSEVSSFRSLHYKKSLSTALWVYCVLMSCYLPYIMVAALWSVFGAHREVAVMCQAFALTLLYFNSAVNPVLYCLKIKEVKERFKRLLSHVSCN, from the coding sequence ATGGCCCTCCCTGTCTATGATGAATTATGTCTTAATAGCGACGAACCTTTTGGGAGTTCTCCAGTTTTGGATTTTTCGCTGGGACTTGCGCTGAGCGTGAATGTGTTCTTGCTCTTTGCCGCCGTGGTAGGAAACATGCTAATTGTGCGGGTATTCCACCTCGTCGTTTCGATTAATTCCTCATCCAGAACACTGTTCTACTCGTTAGCGGCCAGCGATCTTTGCGTTGGATTTATCGTTCAACCATTGAATCTCGTGCACTTGATATCGGACATTACGGGCAACCGATCTCTTTGTCAAAGTACTTTGCCTTACTTTAAGGTAATTGGATTCGCCATGTGCAGTGTGTCGTTGCTAACCGCCTCAGAAATCAGTGTAGATAGATTATTGGCGCTTCGCTTACGGCTGAGCTATCGACAAGTGGTTTCGCTGGGCCGAGTTCGCCTTGTCGTGGTTGTAACCTGGCTTGTCTGTTTGGTATCTAGTTTGACCACCTTGTGGAACCCAGAAGCATTCAGTCTGCTTCAGATGATCGGCATAGCTTTAAACATTGCCGTCTCTACCATTAGCTACGCCTGTATTCACCACAATCTTCGCCAACAGGAGAAACATCGAAAACAAAGAATATTCGCTCAGGGCGTCAGTGAAGTTAGCAGCTTTCGTAGCCTACATTACAAGAAAAGTCTGTCCACTGCGCTGTGGGTGTACTGTGTTTTGATGTCGTGTTATTTGCCTTATATAATGGTAGCGGCTCTTTGGAGCGTTTTTGGCGCTCACAGAGAGGTGGCGGTTATGTGCCAAGCCTTTGCTCTTACGTTACTGTATTTTAACTCGGCTGTTAATCCTGTGTTATACTGTTTGAAAATAAAGGAGGTAAAGGAGAGATTCAAACGATTACTCAGTCATGTAAGCTGCAACTGA
- the LOC137981040 gene encoding uncharacterized protein, translated as MACHDPIIGEFGSTMHNVANLKGFKIASLNVNSLLKHIDEIRHVLRSTPFDIFAINESKIDESIPDNEISIPGYNLIRKDRNRAGGGVVLFIRDNIPFSDRKDLVPSSLEMVCAEINRPHSKSFLVCTWYKPPNSDMDLFNECEIFFQRCDADSRELILVGDLNCDVSKVSFDRHTRQLIFLCSLYQIDQLIDKPTRVTDTSATMIDLVLTNVKENIHASGVIHLGISDHSLICAVRKFMLPKTNPGVREIRDYKHFDAEFFVEDLSRMPWNAIQQFNNPNTCWNVWKSFFTDTLNRHAPIQHKRTRRNSVPWITPRIKALMRNRDYHKKRAIKYASQTHWESFKKLRNEVNIQMRNAKSIFFHDKINDCSRSNDPKKAWTLINTLLGKNNKPNNLSELLVNDNLVSDPKSMADSLNDYFVNIGLTLAAEYEEESCNIA; from the coding sequence ATGGCTTGTCATGACCCCATAATAGGTGAGTTTGGTTCCACAATGCATAACGTCGCTAACctaaaaggtttcaaaattgCCAGTTTGAATGTTAATAGTCTACTCaaacatattgatgaaattAGGCATGTCTTACGTAGCACACCTTTTGATATTTTCGCTATAAATGAGTCTAAAATTGATGAATCAATACCCGATAATGAGATAAGTATTCCTGGTTATAATCTTATTAGAAAGGACCGGAATAGAGCTGGAGGCGGTGTCGTATTGTTTATTCGGGATAATATACCGTTTTCCGATAGAAAAGACTTGGTGCCTAGCAGTCTTGAGATGGTCTGTGCTGAAATCAACCGTCCACATAGCAAATCCTTTCTTGTATGCACTTGGTATAAGCCTCCAAATTCGGACATGGACCTATTTAACGAGTGCGAGATATTTTTTCAGAGGTGTGACGCCGACAGCAGAGAGTTAATATTAGTCGGTGATCTTAATTGTGATGTCAGTAAAGTCTCATTTGATCGCCACACACGACAACTGATTTTTCTCTGTTCACTGTACCAAATTGATCAGCTAATAGACAAACCCACCAGAGTGACAGATACTTCAGCCACCATGATAGATCTAGTTTTAACCAATGTTAAAGAGAACATACATGCCTCTGGTGTTATACACCTTGGAATTTCAGATCACAGTTTGATATGTGCAGTGAGGAAATTTATGCTACCAAAAACTAATCCGGGTGTGAGAGAAATTAGAGACTATAAGCACTTCGATGCTGAGTTTTTCGTTGAAGACTTATCCCGAATGCCTTGGAACGCAATTCAACAATTCAATAATCCCAATACATGTTGGAATGTATGGAAATCCTTTTTTACTGATACATTAAATAGGCATGCGCCTATACAACACAAAAGAACACGAAGGAACTCCGTTCCCTGGATTACTCCACGCATCAAGGCCCTCATGAGAAATCGTGATTATCACAAAAAACGGGCAATAAAATACGCCTCACAGACCCACTGGgagagtttcaaaaaattgcgaAATGAAGTAAATATTCAAATGCGTAATGCCAAATCTAtttttttccatgataaaaTTAACGACTGCTCTAGGTCGAATGACCCTAAGAAAGCTTGGACGCTCATCAATACATTATTGGGGAAGAATAACAAACCGAATAATTTGAGCGAGCTCTTAGTTAATGATAATTTAGTGTCAGATCCCAAATCTATGGCTGATAGTTTGAATgactattttgttaatattgGGCTGACGTTAGCAGCGGAATACGAAGAAGAGTCGTGCAATATTGCCTAA